One genomic region from Longimicrobium sp. encodes:
- a CDS encoding DUF3667 domain-containing protein, with the protein MATLESPATPVSLAATVPLADAVACPSCGTALAGEYCHACGERRHSDDRFSLRHFLADAWEDVFDLDSRALRSLRVLVVQPGVLTLEALRGRRRPYVGALRMYIVVFAVTLFLTTLLPTTQDGKSADRITAMFKQMVHALAVHRGMTDEAAHQALVQASAQHVSWLSVLIPVLFAGFLYAIFRRRRPWYGQHLVLATHFATINFLAALVLLPVQLLAHSTVIAIVSACAVIPIFAWLMVAVRRVYASGWYGAAGWTLLLLFLFSICQSIAGLLALGTAAASVYYGG; encoded by the coding sequence ATGGCGACGCTCGAATCTCCCGCCACACCCGTCTCCCTCGCCGCCACGGTGCCGCTCGCCGACGCGGTGGCGTGTCCGTCGTGCGGCACCGCGCTGGCCGGCGAGTACTGCCACGCCTGCGGCGAGCGGCGCCACTCCGACGACCGCTTCTCGCTGCGCCACTTCCTGGCCGACGCCTGGGAGGACGTGTTCGACCTGGACTCGCGCGCGCTGCGGTCGCTGCGGGTGCTCGTCGTGCAGCCGGGCGTGCTGACGCTCGAGGCGCTGCGCGGGCGTCGCCGGCCGTACGTCGGCGCGCTGCGGATGTACATCGTGGTCTTCGCCGTCACCCTCTTCCTGACCACCCTCCTCCCCACCACGCAGGACGGGAAGAGCGCCGACCGTATCACCGCGATGTTCAAGCAGATGGTGCACGCGCTCGCCGTCCATCGGGGGATGACGGACGAGGCGGCGCACCAGGCGCTGGTGCAGGCGTCGGCGCAGCACGTGTCCTGGCTGTCGGTGCTGATCCCCGTGCTGTTCGCGGGGTTCCTCTACGCCATCTTCCGCCGGCGCCGCCCGTGGTACGGCCAGCACCTGGTGCTCGCCACGCACTTCGCCACCATCAACTTCCTGGCGGCGCTGGTCCTTCTCCCAGTCCAGCTCCTGGCCCACTCGACGGTGATCGCCATCGTCTCCGCGTGCGCGGTGATCCCCATCTTCGCGTGGCTGATGGTGGCGGTGCGCCGCGTCTATGCCTCCGGGTGGTACGGCGCGGCGGGATGGACGCTGCTCCTGCTCTTCCTCTTCTCCATCTGCCAGTCGATCGCCGGGCTGCTGGCGCTCGGCACCGCCGCCGCGTCGGTCTACTACGGCGGTTGA
- a CDS encoding NAD(+)/NADH kinase yields MAGDARRIGVVGHPRYAQFVEALARLVTLAGREGAELYFEDDLREGEIDAPPLTTDVIPSLDLLLTLGGDGTLLRGARMVAADAIPVLGINLGHLGFLTSAAPDEMERALGMWFAGTFELDERMALAVSFSLPDGTDGGGYLALNDAVLHKGGAARVIRLAVRASGEEVGTYSADGIILSTPTGSTAYSLSAGGPIVSPSVHCIVATPICPHTLGVRPLVLPADETVTVEVLSPTEELVLTIDGQEHERLMPGATILVCRADNPVRLVRFPGQTFFSTLRRKLRWGDLEERDRAPVIP; encoded by the coding sequence GTGGCCGGGGACGCTCGCCGCATCGGCGTGGTGGGCCATCCCCGCTACGCGCAGTTCGTCGAGGCCCTCGCCCGCCTGGTGACGCTCGCCGGGCGGGAGGGGGCCGAGCTGTATTTCGAGGACGACCTGCGCGAGGGCGAGATCGACGCCCCGCCGCTGACCACGGACGTCATCCCCTCGCTCGACCTGCTGCTGACGCTGGGGGGCGACGGGACGCTGCTGCGCGGCGCGCGCATGGTGGCGGCCGACGCCATCCCCGTGCTGGGGATCAACCTGGGCCACCTGGGCTTCCTGACCTCGGCCGCGCCCGACGAGATGGAGCGCGCGCTGGGGATGTGGTTCGCGGGAACGTTCGAGCTGGACGAGCGGATGGCGCTGGCGGTCTCCTTCTCCCTCCCCGACGGGACGGACGGCGGCGGCTACCTGGCGCTGAACGACGCGGTGCTGCACAAGGGCGGCGCCGCGCGGGTGATCCGCCTGGCGGTGCGCGCCAGCGGCGAGGAGGTGGGCACCTACTCGGCCGACGGGATCATCCTCTCCACGCCCACGGGGTCGACGGCGTACTCGCTCTCGGCGGGCGGACCCATCGTGTCGCCCTCGGTGCACTGCATCGTGGCCACGCCCATCTGCCCGCACACGCTGGGGGTGCGCCCCCTCGTCCTTCCCGCCGACGAGACGGTGACGGTGGAGGTGCTCTCGCCCACCGAGGAGCTGGTGCTGACCATCGACGGCCAGGAGCACGAGCGGCTGATGCCGGGCGCCACCATCCTGGTGTGCCGCGCCGACAACCCGGTGCGGCTGGTGCGCTTCCCCGGCCAGACCTTCTTCTCCACGCTTCGCCGCAAGCTCCGCTGGGGCGACCTGGAGGAGCGCGACCGGGCGCCCGTCATCCCCTGA
- the dxs gene encoding 1-deoxy-D-xylulose-5-phosphate synthase: protein MALLDKIKSPADVRALPDALLPQLCAEVRDRVIDVVSAHKGAHFGSNLGTVELAVALHRVFDTPRDQLIWDVGHQAYPHKILTGRNERMPSIRKRHGLSGFLRRDESEYDVFGAGHAATSISAATGVAAARDIMGDDFEVVAVIGDGSMTCGLAYEALNNAGHTDRDLIVVLNDNGMSISPNVGALHKYLGVHNRLTDVRTNPLYNRIREEVKRVIHAAPKLGTIGEMVEHFAVRWDDALKGMFVPGMLFEELGFRYVGPVDGHDVKRLTETFEQVKKMKGPRLVHVLTTKGKGFAPAEADQVKWHAAALFDKQTGAPLKPSAGGLPRWQNVFGQALTALAEEHPEVVAITAAMATGTSTDIFEKAHPKRFFDVGIAEAHAVTFAAGLATQGVKPVVAIYSTFLQRAYDSIVHDVALQELPVTFVMDRAGVAGDDGQTHHGALDIAYMLAVPGMTITAPRDADELIALLRLGIEWKGGPFCIRIPRDTVPALPRPVGEIAAAEYGRWETLRQGKELAILAVGTMVAPALAAADLLQREGVSATVVDCRFVKPLDEGTLERLFPHHTHLVTVEEGTAVNGFGAYVRASVAERWPGVHGTSMGLPDGFVEHGERGEMLAELGLTADGIAAKARGLLGRPLRTLQETA, encoded by the coding sequence GTGGCGCTACTCGACAAGATCAAGTCCCCCGCAGACGTCCGCGCGCTCCCGGACGCGCTGCTTCCCCAGCTGTGCGCCGAGGTGCGCGACCGCGTGATCGACGTGGTGTCGGCGCACAAGGGCGCGCACTTCGGCTCCAATCTCGGCACCGTCGAGCTGGCCGTCGCGCTCCATCGCGTGTTCGACACCCCGCGCGACCAGCTGATCTGGGACGTGGGCCACCAGGCCTATCCGCACAAGATCCTCACCGGGCGCAACGAGCGGATGCCGTCGATCCGCAAGCGCCACGGGCTGTCCGGCTTCCTGCGCCGCGACGAGAGCGAGTACGACGTCTTCGGCGCGGGGCACGCGGCCACCTCCATCTCCGCCGCCACCGGCGTCGCCGCCGCGCGCGACATCATGGGCGACGACTTCGAGGTGGTGGCGGTGATCGGCGACGGGTCGATGACCTGCGGGCTGGCGTACGAGGCGCTGAACAACGCCGGCCACACCGACCGCGACCTGATCGTCGTCCTCAACGACAACGGGATGTCGATCAGTCCCAACGTGGGCGCGCTGCACAAGTACCTGGGGGTGCACAACCGGCTGACCGACGTGCGCACCAACCCGCTGTACAACCGCATCCGCGAGGAGGTGAAGAGGGTCATCCACGCCGCGCCGAAGCTGGGGACGATCGGCGAGATGGTGGAGCACTTCGCGGTGCGCTGGGACGACGCGCTGAAGGGGATGTTCGTTCCCGGGATGCTCTTCGAGGAGCTCGGCTTCCGCTACGTGGGCCCCGTCGACGGGCACGACGTGAAGCGGCTGACCGAGACCTTCGAGCAGGTGAAGAAGATGAAGGGCCCGCGGCTCGTCCACGTCCTCACCACCAAGGGGAAGGGCTTCGCGCCGGCCGAGGCCGACCAGGTGAAGTGGCACGCCGCCGCGCTCTTCGACAAGCAGACCGGCGCGCCGCTGAAGCCCAGCGCCGGCGGCCTTCCGCGCTGGCAGAACGTGTTCGGCCAGGCGCTGACCGCGCTCGCGGAGGAGCACCCCGAGGTGGTGGCCATCACCGCGGCCATGGCCACGGGCACCAGCACCGACATCTTCGAGAAGGCGCACCCGAAGCGCTTCTTCGACGTCGGCATCGCCGAGGCGCACGCCGTCACCTTCGCCGCCGGGCTGGCCACGCAGGGGGTGAAGCCGGTCGTCGCCATCTACTCGACCTTCCTGCAGCGCGCGTACGACTCCATCGTGCACGACGTGGCGCTGCAGGAGCTCCCGGTGACCTTCGTGATGGACCGCGCGGGGGTGGCGGGCGACGACGGGCAGACGCACCACGGCGCGCTCGACATCGCCTACATGCTGGCCGTGCCGGGGATGACCATCACCGCCCCGCGCGACGCCGACGAGCTGATCGCGCTGCTGCGGCTGGGGATCGAGTGGAAGGGCGGCCCCTTCTGCATCCGCATCCCCCGCGACACGGTGCCCGCGCTGCCCAGGCCGGTGGGCGAGATCGCCGCCGCCGAGTACGGGCGGTGGGAGACGCTGCGGCAGGGGAAGGAGCTGGCCATCCTGGCGGTGGGGACGATGGTGGCGCCCGCGCTGGCCGCCGCCGACCTCCTGCAGCGCGAGGGCGTGTCGGCCACGGTGGTCGACTGCCGCTTCGTGAAGCCGCTGGACGAGGGAACGCTGGAGCGCCTCTTCCCCCACCACACGCACCTGGTGACGGTGGAGGAGGGGACGGCGGTGAACGGCTTCGGCGCGTACGTCCGCGCCAGCGTGGCCGAGCGCTGGCCGGGCGTGCACGGGACGTCGATGGGGCTGCCGGACGGGTTCGTGGAGCACGGCGAGCGCGGCGAGATGCTGGCCGAGCTGGGGCTGACGGCCGACGGCATCGCCGCCAAGGCGCGCGGGCTGCTCGGCCGGCCGCTGCGGACGCTGCAGGAAACGGCCTGA